In the Silurus meridionalis isolate SWU-2019-XX chromosome 6, ASM1480568v1, whole genome shotgun sequence genome, one interval contains:
- the nhsl2 gene encoding NHS-like protein 2 isoform X4: MFWDRKHGTMGNSQRRAKGRHKTKGATATTNLDSESKRTAHFQSSWQQHVNVFGSWSRPECVQELHQEAQLNLQSLLQDFEEQLYDNRVTGQTFRHPSSQSSEDTSTTFSRSPSSHNNKKTEFVFLPANKQVCEDETTSLGIRAQDPAACGSDRSLLGWNSSVGPPVAEKPRWHLSRHSSAHLVPIDVTGQSFDKHASELQAPFRTEKAVNPKTIRRPRSVIAGPDVTLHCQGDGKILAVDLIQGACSPDSSQPRSLEPTTENTGEQHIPLRKTQSDREHSVPPSPKAPKGMMDHATLMCPSSSWNGPKGSTFSPSWNDSYSYALTPDPAAKQPLSKPGKSDSGGGGLICPSQTSSTMSISSVSHSNSFTFISEPSGHRTYAVTHGNAIKGKIYETEGAAPSPAAGNGLNKCEQEKKSTRANAFKFRERSLSTPTDSGSLCSTDNICCPGETVPIVREGESYALLYPSNSSEDNTSTDNVSVATGSDFFPVSRLRSRSRSISLKKPKKKPPPPVRSVSLVKNLSAIGGMGSHHDERHIRDGRPKSLFIPRDHNFQDSFQPEFLMASKPDEETHSSLETSQPPDREAELGFPPHWQLSEWKSNNDPYRSLSGSSTATGTTVIECVKVRESSESLNSPSTSRATSPSPVSIEAETKASPFKPPCLMSPSSGYSSQSETPTPTITYPAISGLTPTGCKMRPKIPERKSSLPATSPKDKSQSRLSFELPANSPVDLSSVKPKPKASRRHSDTSTTNKPGKPSQSSLPMVTTTDLRNIRLRSVSRSELEDSPDGSSDIIEEEQGRDISPPTTLYSSKPPKPPVAVKPPLPKRPMNLMLKSPSSSPHAQESPPASPIDRPMPVGNIYMVVRKPKPKRPSQSSTSPSAVTPQEHVPRNPPPLPELDLEHGIPIEEDFIFPSSPEKEDIGKNLCGQSPIFCIGELDKKKPKVPPPVPKKPNVLLLPSPTVQVPSNGTTEKQSLLLESGSQSPLGPPPSEAEEASYNEDDQDISIYQEIPGGWQSNAHHEHQGHLEGLGNEENNDAPEDGTPKDIGSIRDVEIKAFTAEIMAEAPLEENSSIKDKTELHITEETDDDVLVNTPTTHTTEDLFTIIHRSKRKVLGRKEQAFGSRQSLVSPVKSSSSDIRTLTLGSTPRSNSRNENFMALLQKKGSKSSSGTRVSAMELLKSTNPLARRVTEFSQSDLDAAGTDPSKTALPDQ; this comes from the exons ATGTTTTGGGACAGGAAACACGGGACCATGGGCAATTCCCAACGCCGGGCCAAAGGGAGGCACAAAACTAAAGGGGCAACAG CCACCACCAACTTGGACTCGGAGAGCAAGCGAACGGCCCACTTCCAATCGTCATGGCAACAGCATGTGAATGTGTTTGGCTCATGGAGTAGGCCGGAGTGTGTGCAGGAGCTGCACCAAGAGGCTCAGCTCAACCTCCAGAGCCTGCTGCAAG ACTTCGAGGAGCAGCTGTATGATAACAGAGTAACTGGGCAGACATTCCGGCACCCTTCGTCTCAGAGCTCAGAGGACACCTCCACTACCTTTAGCCGCTCGCCTTCctcacacaacaacaaaaaaacagagtttGTCTTCCTG CCTGCAAATAAACAGGTGTGTGAGGATGAGACAACATCATTAGGAATCCGGGCTCAGGACCCGGCTGCTTGTGGCTCAGACCGCTCCCTCCTGGGCTGGAATTCTTCAGTGGGGCCCCCGGTTGCTGAAAAACCTCGCTGGCACCTGAGTCGACACTCCTCTGCACACCTCGTCCCTATCGATGTCACTG GCCAGAGCTTTGATAAGCACGCCAGCGAACTCCAGGCCCCCTTTAGAACTGAAAAGGCGGTTAACCCAAAGACCATCCGCCGCCCAAGGAGTGTGATCGCAGGCCCTGATGTCACGCTGCACTGCCAAG GTGATGGCAAAATTCTTGCTGTTGATCTGATACAGGGTGCTTGTTCTCCTGACTCATCCCAACCAAGATCTCTGGAACCCACCACAGAGAATACAGGCGAGCAGCACATACCTTTACGGAAAACTCAGAGTGACAGAGAGCACAGTGTCCCCCCATCTCCCAAAGCCCCCAAAGGCATGATGGACCATGCCACTCTTATGTGCCCCAGCTCTTCTTGGAATGGCCCAAAGGGTTCCACTTTTTCTCCCTCCTGGAATGACTCCTACAGCTATGCCCTAACCCCAGACCCTGCTGCCAAGCAGCCTTTGTCAAAACCTGGGAAATCTGACTCGGGTGGAGGTGGCCTTATATGCCCTTCTCAAACCAGCTCTACCATGTCCATAAGCTCTGTATCACACTCAAACTCCTTCACTTTCATCTCAGAACCTTCTGGGCACAGGACATATGCAGTCACACATGGAAATGCAATTAAAGGAAAGATTTATGAGACTGAGGGTGCAGCACCTAGTCCAGCAGCCGGTAATGGGCTCAACAAGTGTGAGCAAGAGAAGAAATCAACGCGAGCAAATGCTTTTAAATTCCGTGAACGCTCCCTTTCAACACCAACGGATTCTGGATCACTCTGCTCAACAGACAACATATGCTGCCCAGGAGAGACAGTACCTATAGTCAGAGAAGGTGAGAGCTATGCTTTGCTGTACCCTAGCAACAGCTCTGAGGATAACACCAGTACAGACAATGTGTCTGTAGCAACAGGGTCTGACTTCTTCCCAGTTAGTAGGCTAAGGTCACGATCAAGAAGTATCTCACTGAAGAAGCCCAAAAAAAAGCCACCTCCTCCAGTACGCAGTGTGTCCCTTGTAAAGAACTTGTCAGCAATTGGTGGGATGGGCTCACACCATGATGAAAGACATATTAGAGATGGTAGGCCTAAGAGCCTCTTCATTCCACGAGATCACAATTTCCAGGATTCATTCCAGCCTGAGTTCCTTATGGCTTCTAAACCAGATGAagagacacacagcagtttggagACATCTCAGCCTCCTGACAGAGAAGCTGAGCTAGGCTTCCCACCTCACTGGCAGCTCAGTGAGTGGAAGTCCAACAATGACCCATATCGTTCATTATCAGGCTCTAGCACTGCTACGGGTACAACAGTAATCGAATGCGTTAAAGTGCGTGAAAGCTCAGAATCCCTAAATTCACCATCAACCTCGCGTGCTACTTCCCCTTCCCCAGTTTCCATTGAAGCAGAAACTAAGGCCTCTCCATTCAAGCCTCCATGTCTTATGTCCCCCTCGAGTGGATACTCGAGTCAGTCTGAGACTCCCACCCCAACTATTACATACCCTGCCATCAGTGGACTGACCCCAACAGGGTGCAAGATGCGCCCAAAAATCCCAGAAAGAAAGTCCTCTCTTCCAGCAACCTCACCAAAAGACAAATCCCAGTCTCGTCTTTCATTTGAGTTACCTGCGAATTCCCCAGTAGACTTGTCATCTGTCAAACCCAAACCTAAAGCAAGCCGGAGACACTCAGACACATCTACCACCAACAAACCAGGAAAACCGAGTCAGTCATCACTGCCCATGGTTACCACAACAGATCTGCGAAACATAAGACTCCGCTCAGTAAGTCGCTCAGAACTTGAGGACAGTCCTGATGGATCCTCTGACATCATAGAAGAGGAACAAGGACGTGATATTAGTCCTCCTACCACCCTATATAGCTCTAAGCCACCCAAGCCACCAGTTGCAGTAAAGCCACCACTTCCCAAACGACCCATGAACTTGATGCTTAAGTCTCCCTCATCATCACCCCATGCTCAGGAATCTCCACCAGCCTCCCCAATAGACCGACCAATGCCTGTAGGCAATATTTACATGGTGGTCAGGAAGCCTAAACCTAAGAGGCCATCCCAATCATCAACCAGTCCATCTGCAGTTACACCTCAAGAGCATGTGCCTAGGAATCCACCTCCTCTACCTGAGCTTGACCTTGAACATGGGATACCAATTGAGGAGGATTTTATCTTTCCTAGCAGTCCAGAGAAAGAGGACATAGGCAAGAACCTTTGTGGTCAAAGTCCCATTTTCTGCATAGGTGAATTAGACAAGAAGAAACCCAAGGTACCCCCACCAGTACCAAAAAAGCCAAATGTTCTTCTTTTACCTTCCCCTACTGTCCAGGTACCAAGCAATGGCACTACAGAAAAGCAAAGCCTGCTACTGGAAAGTGGTTCTCAGTCACCTCTAGGCCCACCACCATCTGAAGCTGAGGAAGCTTCTTATAATGAAGATGATCAAGACATATCAATTTACCAAGAAATCCCAGGGGGTTGGCAGAGCAATGCACACCATGAACATCAAGGACACCTGGAAGGTCTTGGAAATGAAGAAAACAATGATGCACCAGAGGACGGTACCCCCAAGGATATTGGATCGATTAGAGATGTTGAGATAAAGGCATTTACTGCAGAAATAATGGCAG AAGCTCCACTTGAGGAAAACAGTTCCATCAAAGACAAGACAGAACTGCACATCACTGAAGAAACAGATGATGATGTGCTTGTAAACACACCTACCACCCATACAACTGAAGACCTTTTTACCATCATACACAG
- the nhsl2 gene encoding NHS-like protein 2 isoform X5 translates to MEKLDILKSRAATTNLDSESKRTAHFQSSWQQHVNVFGSWSRPECVQELHQEAQLNLQSLLQDFEEQLYDNRVTGQTFRHPSSQSSEDTSTTFSRSPSSHNNKKTEFVFLPANKQVCEDETTSLGIRAQDPAACGSDRSLLGWNSSVGPPVAEKPRWHLSRHSSAHLVPIDVTGQSFDKHASELQAPFRTEKAVNPKTIRRPRSVIAGPDVTLHCQGDGKILAVDLIQGACSPDSSQPRSLEPTTENTGEQHIPLRKTQSDREHSVPPSPKAPKGMMDHATLMCPSSSWNGPKGSTFSPSWNDSYSYALTPDPAAKQPLSKPGKSDSGGGGLICPSQTSSTMSISSVSHSNSFTFISEPSGHRTYAVTHGNAIKGKIYETEGAAPSPAAGNGLNKCEQEKKSTRANAFKFRERSLSTPTDSGSLCSTDNICCPGETVPIVREGESYALLYPSNSSEDNTSTDNVSVATGSDFFPVSRLRSRSRSISLKKPKKKPPPPVRSVSLVKNLSAIGGMGSHHDERHIRDGRPKSLFIPRDHNFQDSFQPEFLMASKPDEETHSSLETSQPPDREAELGFPPHWQLSEWKSNNDPYRSLSGSSTATGTTVIECVKVRESSESLNSPSTSRATSPSPVSIEAETKASPFKPPCLMSPSSGYSSQSETPTPTITYPAISGLTPTGCKMRPKIPERKSSLPATSPKDKSQSRLSFELPANSPVDLSSVKPKPKASRRHSDTSTTNKPGKPSQSSLPMVTTTDLRNIRLRSVSRSELEDSPDGSSDIIEEEQGRDISPPTTLYSSKPPKPPVAVKPPLPKRPMNLMLKSPSSSPHAQESPPASPIDRPMPVGNIYMVVRKPKPKRPSQSSTSPSAVTPQEHVPRNPPPLPELDLEHGIPIEEDFIFPSSPEKEDIGKNLCGQSPIFCIGELDKKKPKVPPPVPKKPNVLLLPSPTVQVPSNGTTEKQSLLLESGSQSPLGPPPSEAEEASYNEDDQDISIYQEIPGGWQSNAHHEHQGHLEGLGNEENNDAPEDGTPKDIGSIRDVEIKAFTAEIMAEAPLEENSSIKDKTELHITEETDDDVLVNTPTTHTTEDLFTIIHRSKRKVLGRKEQAFGSRQSLVSPVKSSSSDIRTLTLGSTPRSNSRNENFMALLQKKGSKSSSGTRVSAMELLKSTNPLARRVTEFSQSDLDAAGTDPSKTALPDQ, encoded by the exons ATGGAAAAGCTAGACATCTTGAAGAGCAGAGCAG CCACCACCAACTTGGACTCGGAGAGCAAGCGAACGGCCCACTTCCAATCGTCATGGCAACAGCATGTGAATGTGTTTGGCTCATGGAGTAGGCCGGAGTGTGTGCAGGAGCTGCACCAAGAGGCTCAGCTCAACCTCCAGAGCCTGCTGCAAG ACTTCGAGGAGCAGCTGTATGATAACAGAGTAACTGGGCAGACATTCCGGCACCCTTCGTCTCAGAGCTCAGAGGACACCTCCACTACCTTTAGCCGCTCGCCTTCctcacacaacaacaaaaaaacagagtttGTCTTCCTG CCTGCAAATAAACAGGTGTGTGAGGATGAGACAACATCATTAGGAATCCGGGCTCAGGACCCGGCTGCTTGTGGCTCAGACCGCTCCCTCCTGGGCTGGAATTCTTCAGTGGGGCCCCCGGTTGCTGAAAAACCTCGCTGGCACCTGAGTCGACACTCCTCTGCACACCTCGTCCCTATCGATGTCACTG GCCAGAGCTTTGATAAGCACGCCAGCGAACTCCAGGCCCCCTTTAGAACTGAAAAGGCGGTTAACCCAAAGACCATCCGCCGCCCAAGGAGTGTGATCGCAGGCCCTGATGTCACGCTGCACTGCCAAG GTGATGGCAAAATTCTTGCTGTTGATCTGATACAGGGTGCTTGTTCTCCTGACTCATCCCAACCAAGATCTCTGGAACCCACCACAGAGAATACAGGCGAGCAGCACATACCTTTACGGAAAACTCAGAGTGACAGAGAGCACAGTGTCCCCCCATCTCCCAAAGCCCCCAAAGGCATGATGGACCATGCCACTCTTATGTGCCCCAGCTCTTCTTGGAATGGCCCAAAGGGTTCCACTTTTTCTCCCTCCTGGAATGACTCCTACAGCTATGCCCTAACCCCAGACCCTGCTGCCAAGCAGCCTTTGTCAAAACCTGGGAAATCTGACTCGGGTGGAGGTGGCCTTATATGCCCTTCTCAAACCAGCTCTACCATGTCCATAAGCTCTGTATCACACTCAAACTCCTTCACTTTCATCTCAGAACCTTCTGGGCACAGGACATATGCAGTCACACATGGAAATGCAATTAAAGGAAAGATTTATGAGACTGAGGGTGCAGCACCTAGTCCAGCAGCCGGTAATGGGCTCAACAAGTGTGAGCAAGAGAAGAAATCAACGCGAGCAAATGCTTTTAAATTCCGTGAACGCTCCCTTTCAACACCAACGGATTCTGGATCACTCTGCTCAACAGACAACATATGCTGCCCAGGAGAGACAGTACCTATAGTCAGAGAAGGTGAGAGCTATGCTTTGCTGTACCCTAGCAACAGCTCTGAGGATAACACCAGTACAGACAATGTGTCTGTAGCAACAGGGTCTGACTTCTTCCCAGTTAGTAGGCTAAGGTCACGATCAAGAAGTATCTCACTGAAGAAGCCCAAAAAAAAGCCACCTCCTCCAGTACGCAGTGTGTCCCTTGTAAAGAACTTGTCAGCAATTGGTGGGATGGGCTCACACCATGATGAAAGACATATTAGAGATGGTAGGCCTAAGAGCCTCTTCATTCCACGAGATCACAATTTCCAGGATTCATTCCAGCCTGAGTTCCTTATGGCTTCTAAACCAGATGAagagacacacagcagtttggagACATCTCAGCCTCCTGACAGAGAAGCTGAGCTAGGCTTCCCACCTCACTGGCAGCTCAGTGAGTGGAAGTCCAACAATGACCCATATCGTTCATTATCAGGCTCTAGCACTGCTACGGGTACAACAGTAATCGAATGCGTTAAAGTGCGTGAAAGCTCAGAATCCCTAAATTCACCATCAACCTCGCGTGCTACTTCCCCTTCCCCAGTTTCCATTGAAGCAGAAACTAAGGCCTCTCCATTCAAGCCTCCATGTCTTATGTCCCCCTCGAGTGGATACTCGAGTCAGTCTGAGACTCCCACCCCAACTATTACATACCCTGCCATCAGTGGACTGACCCCAACAGGGTGCAAGATGCGCCCAAAAATCCCAGAAAGAAAGTCCTCTCTTCCAGCAACCTCACCAAAAGACAAATCCCAGTCTCGTCTTTCATTTGAGTTACCTGCGAATTCCCCAGTAGACTTGTCATCTGTCAAACCCAAACCTAAAGCAAGCCGGAGACACTCAGACACATCTACCACCAACAAACCAGGAAAACCGAGTCAGTCATCACTGCCCATGGTTACCACAACAGATCTGCGAAACATAAGACTCCGCTCAGTAAGTCGCTCAGAACTTGAGGACAGTCCTGATGGATCCTCTGACATCATAGAAGAGGAACAAGGACGTGATATTAGTCCTCCTACCACCCTATATAGCTCTAAGCCACCCAAGCCACCAGTTGCAGTAAAGCCACCACTTCCCAAACGACCCATGAACTTGATGCTTAAGTCTCCCTCATCATCACCCCATGCTCAGGAATCTCCACCAGCCTCCCCAATAGACCGACCAATGCCTGTAGGCAATATTTACATGGTGGTCAGGAAGCCTAAACCTAAGAGGCCATCCCAATCATCAACCAGTCCATCTGCAGTTACACCTCAAGAGCATGTGCCTAGGAATCCACCTCCTCTACCTGAGCTTGACCTTGAACATGGGATACCAATTGAGGAGGATTTTATCTTTCCTAGCAGTCCAGAGAAAGAGGACATAGGCAAGAACCTTTGTGGTCAAAGTCCCATTTTCTGCATAGGTGAATTAGACAAGAAGAAACCCAAGGTACCCCCACCAGTACCAAAAAAGCCAAATGTTCTTCTTTTACCTTCCCCTACTGTCCAGGTACCAAGCAATGGCACTACAGAAAAGCAAAGCCTGCTACTGGAAAGTGGTTCTCAGTCACCTCTAGGCCCACCACCATCTGAAGCTGAGGAAGCTTCTTATAATGAAGATGATCAAGACATATCAATTTACCAAGAAATCCCAGGGGGTTGGCAGAGCAATGCACACCATGAACATCAAGGACACCTGGAAGGTCTTGGAAATGAAGAAAACAATGATGCACCAGAGGACGGTACCCCCAAGGATATTGGATCGATTAGAGATGTTGAGATAAAGGCATTTACTGCAGAAATAATGGCAG AAGCTCCACTTGAGGAAAACAGTTCCATCAAAGACAAGACAGAACTGCACATCACTGAAGAAACAGATGATGATGTGCTTGTAAACACACCTACCACCCATACAACTGAAGACCTTTTTACCATCATACACAG